A single window of Nasonia vitripennis strain AsymCx chromosome 4, Nvit_psr_1.1, whole genome shotgun sequence DNA harbors:
- the LOC116738574 gene encoding GATA zinc finger domain-containing protein 24-like — protein sequence MPAGKRAVQHSVRLEELKKLKEIFDENEHLLPESNAIWTQVSEKLDVKRRNIYEYVHQDRQNVKTNLLKYFRDNENGKNATNCNEREENEQNDINYNLKNNDQKYRLKQCNKDSYNNESSEDQSCEEESSEDQNSCEDESSEDQNSCEEKSSEKKCRKN from the coding sequence ATGCCTGCTGGTAAACGAGCTGTACAGCATTCTGTGAGGCTAGAAGAGCTGAAAAAGTTGAAAGaaatatttgatgaaaatgaaCACTTATTACCAGAGTCAAATGCAATTTGGACTCAAGTTAGTGAAAAACTTGACGTTAAAAGAAGGAACATATATGAATATGTTCATCAAGACAGACAAAATGTTAAAACGAACCTACTAAAGTATTTTCGTGATAACGAGAATggaaaaaatgcaacaaattGCAatgaaagagaagaaaatgagcagaatgatataaattataatctaaaaaataatgatcagAAATATAGATTGAAGCAATGTAACAAAGACAGCTATAATAACGAAAGCTCTGAAGATCAAAGCTGTGAAGAAGAAAGCTCTGAAGATCAAAACAGCTGTGAAGATGAAAGCTCTGAAGACCAAAACAGCTGTGAAGAAAAAAGCTCTGAAAAAAAGTGTAGAaaaaactga